The Candidatus Nanopelagicales bacterium genomic sequence GCTTCGCCCGCTCAGGCCCTTGAAACCGCTGCACGCTTCATGAAAGAAGGCGGTGCTCACGCGGTGAAACTTGAAGGTGGCGCTGCAGTACTCCCCCAGATTGAATTACTCGCAAACTCCGGCATTCCTGTGATTGGCCACTTGGGCTTGACACCACAGTCTGTGAATTTATTCGGTGGCTATCGCGTCCAGGGTCGCGGTGAGCAAGGCGAGTTACTCATTCGCGATGCCAAAGCAATGGAATCCGCAGGAGCCTGCGGTGTGGTGCTGGAAGTTGTGCCAAGTGCACTGGCGGCCAAAGTAAGTGAGATGTTGGCGATTCCCACGATTGGGATCGGTGCCGGTCCTGGCACAGATGCTCAGGTCATCGTGTGGCAAGACTTACTCGGCGTTACTGCCGATCCTGCACCGAAGTTTGTTCGTCGTTATGCAGATTTGCGCGCCATTATGAGTGATGCCGTACGCGCATGGGGCGAGGATGTCGTCAGCGGGCATTACCCCGCTGACGAGCACACCTACAAATAAATCGACTAAATGTCCGTAACTCGGATGCCTGAGTGAGCTTTGTAGCGGCGATTAATAGAAATTAAATTCGCGGTAAACGTTTCGATTTGTCCACAATTGCGAAGCCGACCTGCGAAGACTCCACGAATTCCTGGAATGCGTGATGCGATTGCCTGAACGACATCTGTGGAGTCGCGATCATCGCCAACAACGAGAACATCGGTCTCAATTGTTTCAACAGTTTCGTCGAGAAGTAACACTGCTGAGATGTGATGGAACGCGCCAACAACATGGCTCTCGGTAAGAATTGCTGCAGCTTGTTGTGCTGCTGAACCTTCCGCAACAGGCAAGCCGTATGCGCCTTGCTTATCGAAACCAAGCGGATTTACGCAGTCGATGACGATTTTTCCTACCAAATGCGCTTTAAGGCCCTCTAAAAGCGTTGAATGACCATCCCAAGGCACTGCAACGATGACAACATCAGTATTTGACGCACAATCTTCGTTTGTTGCACCTTGAATACCGAAACCG encodes the following:
- the npdG gene encoding NADPH-dependent F420 reductase — encoded protein: MTTDSAAPQRDARVLPDVSQLSIGVLGGTGEQGRGLARRLAMSGSKVVIGSRDASRAQSIADEIGFGIQGATNEDCASNTDVVIVAVPWDGHSTLLEGLKAHLVGKIVIDCVNPLGFDKQGAYGLPVAEGSAAQQAAAILTESHVVGAFHHISAVLLLDETVETIETDVLVVGDDRDSTDVVQAIASRIPGIRGVFAGRLRNCGQIETFTANLISINRRYKAHSGIRVTDI
- the panB gene encoding 3-methyl-2-oxobutanoate hydroxymethyltransferase: MDASSSTLYGCVANRRFTMRDLQLATDRNERWSMITAYDALTASIFESAGIPSLLVGDSAASVIFGHSTTLPVTVDELIPLVQAVVRGTQQALVIADLPFGSYQASPAQALETAARFMKEGGAHAVKLEGGAAVLPQIELLANSGIPVIGHLGLTPQSVNLFGGYRVQGRGEQGELLIRDAKAMESAGACGVVLEVVPSALAAKVSEMLAIPTIGIGAGPGTDAQVIVWQDLLGVTADPAPKFVRRYADLRAIMSDAVRAWGEDVVSGHYPADEHTYK